A genomic segment from Bacillus cereus G9842 encodes:
- a CDS encoding glycosyl hydrolase family 8 codes for MNGKRNIFTCISIIGIGLASFSSFSFAANVTDNSVQNSIPVVNQQVAAAKEMKPFPQQVNYAGVIKPTHVTQESLNASVRSYYDNWKKKYLKNDLSSLPGGYYVKGEITGDADGFKPLGTSEGQGYGMIITVLMAGYDSNAQKIYDGLFKTARTFKSSQNPNLMGWVVADSKKAQGHFDSATDGDLDIAYSLLLAHKQWGSNGTVNYLKEAQDMITKGIKASNVTNNSRLNLGDWDSKNSLDTRPSDWMMSHLRAFYEFTGDKTWLTVINNLYDVYTQFSNKYSPNTGLISDFVVKNPPQPAPKDFLEESEYTNAYYYNASRVPLRIVMDYAMYGEKRSKVISDKVSSWIQNKTNGNPSKIVDGYQLNGSNIGSYSTAVFVSPFIAASITSSNNQKWVNSGWDWMKNKRESYFSDSYNLLTMLFITGNWWKPVPDDKKIQNQINDAIYEGYDN; via the coding sequence ATGAATGGAAAAAGAAATATTTTCACATGTATTTCTATTATAGGAATCGGTCTAGCTAGTTTTTCTAGTTTTAGTTTCGCAGCAAATGTAACGGACAATTCAGTACAAAATTCTATTCCCGTAGTTAATCAACAAGTAGCTGCTGCAAAGGAAATGAAACCATTTCCCCAGCAAGTTAATTATGCAGGTGTTATAAAACCTACTCATGTTACACAGGAAAGTTTAAATGCTTCTGTAAGAAGTTACTACGATAATTGGAAAAAGAAATATTTGAAAAATGATTTATCTTCTTTACCTGGTGGTTATTACGTAAAAGGAGAGATTACGGGTGATGCGGATGGGTTTAAGCCACTTGGAACTTCAGAAGGTCAAGGGTATGGGATGATAATTACAGTATTAATGGCTGGTTACGATTCGAATGCCCAAAAAATCTATGATGGTTTATTTAAAACAGCAAGAACTTTTAAAAGCTCTCAAAATCCTAATTTAATGGGATGGGTTGTCGCAGATAGTAAAAAAGCACAAGGTCATTTTGATTCTGCTACTGATGGGGATTTAGATATTGCGTATTCTCTTCTTCTTGCTCATAAGCAGTGGGGATCAAATGGAACAGTTAATTATTTAAAAGAAGCACAAGACATGATTACAAAAGGTATTAAAGCTAGTAATGTTACAAATAATAGCCGACTAAATTTAGGAGATTGGGATTCTAAAAATTCACTTGATACGAGGCCATCTGATTGGATGATGTCACACCTTAGAGCATTTTATGAATTTACAGGTGATAAAACTTGGCTTACTGTTATTAATAATTTGTACGATGTTTATACGCAATTTAGTAATAAGTACTCTCCAAATACAGGACTTATTTCAGATTTCGTTGTAAAAAACCCACCACAACCCGCACCTAAAGACTTCTTAGAGGAGTCAGAATATACAAATGCATATTATTACAATGCTAGTCGGGTACCATTGAGAATTGTAATGGACTATGCGATGTACGGCGAGAAAAGAAGTAAAGTCATTTCTGATAAAGTCTCTTCATGGATTCAAAATAAAACGAATGGAAATCCTTCTAAAATTGTGGATGGTTATCAATTAAATGGATCTAATATTGGTAGTTATTCAACTGCTGTATTTGTTTCACCGTTTATTGCTGCAAGTATAACGAGTAGCAATAATCAAAAGTGGGTAAATAGCGGTTGGGATTGGATGAAGAATAAGAGAGAAAGCTATTTTAGTGATAGTTATAATTTATTAACTATGTTATTTATTACAGGAAATTGGTGGAAACCTGTACCTGATGATAAAAAAATACAAAATCAAATAAATGATGCAATTTATGAAGGATACGATAATTAA